CGATGGCATCCGGCTGCAGGATATCACTACCTCCATGACCATTAATGCTACGGCTGCCATTTTGCTGGCTATGTATATCGCGTTAGCAAAAAAACAGGGCGCCGATCTGCAGCAGATCTCCGGCACTATTCAAAACGATATATTAAAGGAGTATGCGGCCCGTGGTACCTATATTTATCCTCCCACCCCATCCATGAGGCTCATAACCGATGTGTTTGAGTATTGCAGCAGGGAAGTGCCAAAATGGAATACCATATCTATTTCCGGCTATCACATCCGCGAGGCGGGCTCAACCGCTGTGCAGGAACTGGCTTTTACATTAGCTAACGGAAAAGCATATTTAAAAGCAGCCTTAGAAAAAGGACTGGATATTAATGTATTTGCCAAACGCTTGTCGTTCTTTTTTAATTGCCACAGTAATTTTTTTGAGGAGATAGCCAAATTCAGGGCGGCCCGGCGCATGTGGGCGCACATTACTAAAGAATTGGGCGCTACCGATGCCGGGGCGCAAAAGCTCCGCTTCCACACCCAAACCGGTGGCTCCACGCTTACAGCCCAACAGCCGCTTAATAATATCATACGTGTAAGTAACCAGGCCATGGCCGCAGTGCTGGGCGGTACGCAATCGTTGCATACCAATGGTTATGATGAGGCGCTTTCCCTGCCAACCGAAGCCGCTGCTAAAATTGCCCTGCGTACCCAGCAGATCATCGCATTTGAAAGCGGTGTTACCGACACGGTTGATCCGCTGGCAGGATCGTATTTTATAGAAGCCTTAACTGATGAGATAGAAGCTGCCGCGTTATTATATATAGATAAGATAGATGCCATGGGCGGTGCGGTAAAAGCTATTGAGCAGGATTATATCCAGCAGGAAATTGCCGCGGCCGCTTATCGCTATCAGCAGGAAATTGAAAGCGGCGAAAAAGTGATTGTTGGTGTTAATAAGTTTACCCAACAGGAGGCTGCTCCCGAAAATGTATTCAGGGTTGATGATAGCATTCGTTATGCACAATCTGAAAAGATATCCACATTGAAAAAAGAACGGGATAATT
The sequence above is a segment of the Mucilaginibacter celer genome. Coding sequences within it:
- a CDS encoding acyl-CoA mutase large subunit family protein yields the protein MAGKKIVTTSGIEIKEVYTEPSDMNEQPGEYPYTRGIQKDMYRGKPWTMRQYAGFSTAEESNKRYHYLLSQGTNGLSVAFDLPTQIGYDSDHPLAEGEVGKVGVAIDSLKDMEVLFDGIRLQDITTSMTINATAAILLAMYIALAKKQGADLQQISGTIQNDILKEYAARGTYIYPPTPSMRLITDVFEYCSREVPKWNTISISGYHIREAGSTAVQELAFTLANGKAYLKAALEKGLDINVFAKRLSFFFNCHSNFFEEIAKFRAARRMWAHITKELGATDAGAQKLRFHTQTGGSTLTAQQPLNNIIRVSNQAMAAVLGGTQSLHTNGYDEALSLPTEAAAKIALRTQQIIAFESGVTDTVDPLAGSYFIEALTDEIEAAALLYIDKIDAMGGAVKAIEQDYIQQEIAAAAYRYQQEIESGEKVIVGVNKFTQQEAAPENVFRVDDSIRYAQSEKISTLKKERDNFVVENNLNLLRIAASGTENLMPFIVTSVESYATLGEIADVLRNVFGEY